Proteins encoded within one genomic window of Hallerella porci:
- a CDS encoding cellulase family glycosylhydrolase yields MKKFNLALACICAIAFASSAFATITPKRVGPVSEYGALQAGKNAAGEGRIYGSVKGIVDGSEVQVRGMSLTWSMYWPYGSAFYGKTFIDTLVASWNVELVRSAMGVVPPWGHGGYMTRPAYFESQMDSVVQAAIANDVYVLIDWHSEGGLYNCIHQGEKPKYEFNDNKTCFTANDAAKFFGKMAERYGKYPHVIFEIYNEPVSESWADLKAYADTVIPEIRKYSDNLIVVGTPMWSSQAGDAVANPIDDKNVAYTYHFYADLHNMPDHIESSNKALAAGLSVFVTEWGGIDKIFENETHKERLEKFLAWTNEKKLSCAKWDVEKPFLEDNAIDNYIKANILPAKRTYTKNLIWENSITDKLPNLVTYGTSSEIAGKWSTTSDIDDYGDEQGDKGNSTFTNNSTETTVKMDNMKLDTVGTGFDYAPYIRAEYTFGEGVDLSKCKMVSYQYKGANHQFTLYYDWNASVEYFGEGVWDYPFVEMPYAPEWETVHIDLGWMMSNGWQKGIPTNSVIDAATAFRFVVTNDMFDTSLWIENLKCIEDISGYTKLQKVNSIHHLQVSIQGKNLSVHGIQNGSRFSITNMLGQVVKSGIANENFNVNLQNSGKYILKVGNSQMGILVK; encoded by the coding sequence ATGAAAAAATTCAATTTAGCTTTAGCGTGTATTTGCGCGATTGCATTTGCAAGTTCTGCATTTGCAACGATTACGCCAAAACGCGTAGGTCCTGTAAGCGAATACGGCGCTTTGCAAGCGGGAAAAAATGCTGCGGGCGAAGGGCGCATTTACGGTTCCGTCAAAGGAATTGTGGACGGCTCCGAAGTTCAAGTGCGCGGCATGAGTTTAACATGGAGTATGTATTGGCCGTATGGTTCTGCATTTTACGGAAAAACTTTTATCGATACTTTAGTAGCTTCTTGGAATGTTGAACTCGTGCGTTCTGCAATGGGAGTTGTGCCGCCTTGGGGACATGGCGGCTATATGACTCGCCCTGCGTATTTTGAATCGCAAATGGATAGCGTTGTTCAAGCGGCAATTGCAAACGATGTCTATGTTTTAATCGATTGGCATTCCGAAGGCGGCTTATACAATTGCATTCATCAAGGCGAAAAACCCAAATATGAATTTAACGATAACAAAACATGCTTTACCGCAAACGATGCTGCAAAATTTTTTGGAAAAATGGCGGAACGCTACGGAAAATATCCACATGTGATTTTTGAAATTTATAATGAACCGGTGAGCGAATCTTGGGCAGATTTGAAAGCTTACGCCGACACCGTAATTCCTGAGATTCGAAAATATTCCGACAACTTAATTGTCGTAGGAACTCCGATGTGGTCATCGCAAGCAGGCGACGCAGTCGCAAATCCCATTGACGATAAAAACGTCGCTTACACTTATCACTTTTACGCCGATTTGCACAATATGCCCGATCACATTGAAAGTTCCAATAAAGCGCTCGCTGCAGGGCTTTCGGTTTTTGTCACAGAATGGGGCGGCATCGATAAAATTTTTGAAAATGAAACTCACAAAGAAAGACTTGAAAAATTTTTAGCTTGGACAAATGAAAAGAAATTATCCTGTGCAAAATGGGATGTCGAAAAACCTTTCTTAGAAGATAACGCCATCGATAATTATATCAAAGCAAATATTTTACCGGCGAAACGCACTTATACAAAAAATTTAATTTGGGAAAATTCGATTACAGATAAATTGCCTAATTTAGTCACTTACGGAACATCTTCAGAAATCGCTGGCAAGTGGAGTACCACAAGCGACATCGATGATTACGGCGATGAACAAGGCGACAAAGGAAATTCCACATTCACCAATAATTCAACCGAAACAACTGTTAAAATGGATAACATGAAATTGGATACCGTCGGAACGGGATTTGATTATGCGCCTTACATTCGCGCCGAATATACCTTTGGCGAAGGCGTTGATTTATCAAAATGCAAAATGGTGAGTTATCAATATAAAGGAGCAAATCATCAATTTACTTTGTACTACGATTGGAACGCAAGCGTTGAATATTTTGGCGAAGGCGTTTGGGATTATCCGTTTGTAGAAATGCCATACGCACCCGAATGGGAAACGGTTCACATCGATTTAGGTTGGATGATGAGCAACGGCTGGCAAAAAGGAATCCCAACAAATTCTGTTATCGATGCAGCAACGGCTTTCCGATTTGTTGTAACAAATGATATGTTTGATACTTCTCTTTGGATTGAAAATTTAAAATGCATCGAAGATATTTCGGGTTATACAAAACTTCAAAAAGTAAATTCGATTCATCATTTACAAGTGTCGATCCAAGGAAAAAATTTAAGCGTTCACGGCATTCAAAATGGTTCACGCTTTAGCATTACAAATATGCTTGGACAAGTTGTGAAATCGGGAATTGCAAATGAAAATTTCAATGTGAATTTGCAAAATTCCGGCAAGTACATTTTGAAAGTCGGCAATTCTCAAATGGGAATTTTGGTGAAGTAA
- a CDS encoding PAS domain-containing protein, producing MKIKESAFCEINTHGRLLSANKKFCSLFGYQEHEIEWHYIRDIFRYDQDWITFLQKASAKAAHFIVRLKNRKGRSFLASISRHAENENGKTIYCNTFRKLADTAEPLDDSRTSSLIEESLGEQPASLAL from the coding sequence ATGAAAATCAAAGAATCCGCATTCTGCGAAATCAATACTCACGGTCGCCTTCTATCGGCGAACAAAAAATTTTGCAGTCTTTTCGGCTACCAAGAACACGAAATCGAGTGGCATTATATCCGCGATATTTTCCGCTACGATCAAGACTGGATTACCTTTTTACAAAAGGCTTCCGCCAAAGCAGCGCATTTTATTGTGCGCTTGAAAAATCGCAAAGGTCGCAGTTTTCTTGCAAGCATTTCTCGCCACGCCGAAAACGAAAACGGCAAAACAATTTATTGCAATACTTTTCGCAAACTCGCCGATACCGCAGAACCATTAGATGATTCCCGCACATCTTCTCTCATTGAAGAATCTCTCGGCGAACAGCCTGCAAGTCTTGCTCTTTAA
- a CDS encoding glycoside hydrolase family 16 protein, protein MKKLFLLPTLALGTLIACSDSSSSSTAPEVPETPEVSSSSEIPTQPIESSSSTIPDQPIVESSSSVSIVDPNETYDQKKYSYYGAELSGVDQFKYGRFEARMKMVSIPGSVSSMFLYYDDSYKKEDVPWNEIDIEVLGKSKTSWQSNIITREGLPEIKKNTSSEKIHQTEYDATEDFHLYAMIWTPEYVAWEIDSVEVRRDTLGISRGTHADSDQVAFLTETETLRFNLWASQSAGWVGKFTGAELAAGPQEQLIDYVRVYTYDEATKTFALDWQDDFEGTTLSEHWATGNWQMERVNLNPDNVIVRDGMCVLQLSREANPEAL, encoded by the coding sequence ATGAAAAAACTTTTCCTTCTTCCGACTCTTGCGCTGGGCACTCTCATCGCTTGCTCAGATAGCAGCAGCTCTTCTACTGCACCCGAAGTTCCCGAAACTCCCGAAGTTTCTTCGTCTTCGGAAATTCCAACTCAGCCGATTGAATCATCTTCTTCGACAATTCCCGATCAACCGATTGTGGAATCGTCTTCATCGGTTTCCATCGTAGATCCGAACGAAACTTATGATCAAAAAAAATATTCGTATTATGGCGCAGAACTTTCTGGCGTTGATCAATTCAAATACGGACGTTTCGAAGCCCGCATGAAAATGGTTTCCATTCCGGGTTCTGTCAGTTCGATGTTCCTTTACTACGATGATTCTTACAAGAAAGAAGATGTTCCTTGGAACGAAATCGACATCGAAGTTCTCGGAAAATCTAAAACTTCTTGGCAGTCGAATATCATTACCCGCGAAGGCTTGCCGGAAATTAAAAAGAATACATCGTCCGAAAAAATTCACCAAACCGAATACGATGCGACCGAAGATTTTCATTTGTACGCAATGATTTGGACGCCGGAATATGTCGCTTGGGAAATCGATAGCGTTGAAGTGCGCAGAGATACTCTCGGCATCTCTCGCGGCACTCACGCTGACTCCGACCAAGTTGCATTCCTCACCGAAACGGAAACTCTTCGCTTTAATCTGTGGGCATCGCAGAGCGCAGGCTGGGTCGGCAAATTTACCGGCGCAGAACTTGCCGCCGGTCCGCAAGAACAGCTCATCGATTATGTCCGCGTTTACACATACGATGAAGCGACGAAGACTTTTGCGCTCGATTGGCAAGATGATTTCGAAGGCACAACTCTTTCGGAACATTGGGCTACAGGCAACTGGCAAATGGAACGCGTCAATTTGAATCCGGATAATGTAATCGTTCGCGATGGCATGTGCGTGCTGCAACTTTCCCGCGAAGCAAATCCAGAAGCTCTTTAA
- a CDS encoding LamG-like jellyroll fold domain-containing protein, with protein MKFLQKKATLLLTAFLGTAFYFSACSTEVAGGVSEETNTVAGILKFPDGNVAARIAMQLQSIENEAAIFVDTTDAEGKFSLTANARGLYGLSANANHFAYYDTVSLNGKSVQRNGDFVSATSISGNVYLRSAISASQVAVQIPGSPWKTTTDENGYFVLNQIPEGEISVSVSSPDKSWILGQTFDATANHLDSEAIQSPASFRWILPLSPEYKIAGYWTFDEANAGVVHDSRSISGNAALYGNAKLELGRQRGKSLHLQNASDFAVIENDKGILDSAKNFTIEMWVDIQNIPAESAKIKNILGKLSFGDSTIFSIAVVQDTCGVQGSAFGFFLAEGNGDSLLCENAAISKNEISLNRWNYLAATWNGDSTILYVDGIREASAETKFHQLSGKNIPIYLGKENLDLFIDDVKIYTTSIEDIDAIYRYNE; from the coding sequence ATGAAATTTTTGCAGAAAAAAGCAACGCTTCTTTTGACCGCATTTTTGGGAACTGCATTTTATTTTTCTGCGTGTTCCACCGAAGTCGCCGGCGGCGTTTCCGAAGAAACAAATACTGTCGCAGGAATTTTAAAATTCCCCGATGGAAATGTCGCAGCACGCATTGCGATGCAACTGCAATCGATTGAAAATGAAGCTGCGATTTTCGTCGATACGACAGATGCCGAAGGAAAATTTTCGCTCACAGCAAATGCCCGCGGACTTTACGGTCTAAGCGCAAACGCAAATCATTTTGCTTATTACGATACCGTTTCACTCAACGGAAAAAGCGTTCAGCGCAATGGTGATTTCGTTTCGGCGACTTCGATTTCGGGCAATGTTTATTTGCGCTCAGCAATTTCTGCATCGCAAGTTGCTGTTCAAATTCCCGGTTCTCCGTGGAAAACGACGACGGATGAAAATGGTTACTTTGTTCTAAATCAAATTCCCGAAGGAGAAATTTCTGTATCCGTTTCTTCGCCCGATAAAAGTTGGATTCTCGGGCAAACTTTTGATGCGACGGCAAATCATTTAGATTCCGAAGCGATTCAATCTCCCGCTTCTTTCCGTTGGATTTTACCGCTTTCGCCGGAATACAAAATCGCTGGCTATTGGACTTTTGACGAAGCAAATGCTGGCGTCGTTCACGATAGCCGAAGCATTTCGGGAAACGCAGCTCTTTACGGAAACGCAAAACTTGAACTCGGAAGACAGCGCGGAAAATCTTTGCATTTGCAAAATGCCTCCGACTTTGCCGTCATCGAAAACGATAAAGGCATCCTTGACAGCGCAAAAAATTTCACGATAGAAATGTGGGTCGACATTCAAAATATTCCCGCTGAGTCGGCGAAGATTAAAAATATTTTGGGAAAACTCAGCTTCGGCGATTCCACCATTTTCAGCATCGCTGTCGTTCAAGATACTTGCGGCGTTCAAGGCTCGGCCTTTGGATTTTTCCTTGCAGAAGGAAACGGCGATTCTCTTCTCTGCGAAAACGCAGCCATTTCCAAAAATGAAATTTCTCTAAATCGTTGGAATTATTTAGCGGCTACATGGAATGGCGATTCGACAATTCTTTATGTTGACGGAATACGTGAAGCTTCTGCAGAAACAAAATTTCACCAACTTTCTGGAAAAAATATTCCCATTTATTTGGGAAAAGAAAATCTCGATTTGTTCATCGACGATGTAAAAATTTACACCACATCCATCGAAGACATCGATGCCATTTACCGTTACAACGAATAG
- a CDS encoding heavy metal translocating P-type ATPase, producing MQKFSVSGMSCAACSARVEKTVKQIPGVSSCAVSLLTNSLRVEGNASANAIISAVEKAGYGARLWETPTLQDTETPVLKKRLIFSLFFLIVLLYGSMAHPIFGFPLPLSPFVAGILQMLLAFIVMFINRKFFISGFTSLLHGGPNMDTLVAMGSGVSFLYSVLVLFNSAGAGNLYFETAAMIVTLITVGKLLESISKGRTTTALKSLLDLAPKKATLWKDEKEISVRVEEVKVGDIFVVKPGEKIPVDGIVLEGNSAVNEAALTGESIPVDKMKNASVSAATLNQSGFLKCRATRVGENTTLSQIIQLVSDASATKAPIAKIADKVSGVFVPAVILIAMVTAAVWIILGKEISIALSHAIAVLVMSCPCALGLATPVAMMVSNGKAAKKGILFKTSASIEEMGRIKIVALDKTGTITEGRPAVTEIFPAEISTAEFLQLAASLESKSEHPLSQAILAKAKEENISLLSVTEFEAFPGNGLAGKIAGQKIFAGKEKFVESKIAISKEWTQRAQALACEGKSPTFFATGEKFLGMIALADSLKSDSAEAIAELKKLGVQTVMLTGDHTKTAEAIAKKVNVDQFVAEILPSEKDAEIRRLQNWGSVAMVGDGINDSPALTRANVGIAIGAGADVAIDAADVVLVQGSLKGIVEAICLSRRTLRIIHQNLFWAFFYNVALMPLAAGAYYAFGGWSMHPILGAAAMSLSSFCVVMNALRLR from the coding sequence ATGCAAAAATTTTCTGTATCGGGAATGAGTTGTGCTGCGTGCAGCGCCCGCGTTGAAAAAACGGTGAAGCAAATTCCGGGAGTTTCTTCGTGTGCGGTGAGTTTACTTACAAATTCACTTCGCGTAGAAGGAAATGCTTCGGCAAATGCAATTATTTCTGCGGTGGAAAAAGCGGGCTACGGCGCGCGCCTTTGGGAAACGCCGACTTTGCAAGATACAGAAACTCCTGTTTTAAAAAAACGTTTAATCTTTTCGCTTTTCTTTTTAATCGTTCTGTTATACGGAAGTATGGCGCATCCGATTTTCGGATTTCCGTTGCCGCTTTCTCCTTTTGTCGCAGGCATTTTGCAAATGCTTCTCGCGTTCATCGTGATGTTTATCAATCGCAAATTTTTCATTAGCGGTTTTACGAGTTTATTGCACGGTGGACCGAATATGGATACGCTTGTCGCCATGGGCTCGGGAGTTTCTTTTCTTTACAGCGTTCTAGTGCTTTTTAATTCTGCGGGCGCAGGAAATCTTTATTTTGAAACCGCCGCGATGATTGTGACTCTCATTACCGTTGGGAAACTTTTGGAATCGATTTCAAAAGGGCGCACGACGACAGCGTTAAAAAGTTTATTGGATTTAGCGCCGAAGAAAGCGACGCTTTGGAAAGATGAAAAAGAAATTTCTGTTCGCGTGGAAGAAGTAAAAGTCGGCGATATTTTTGTGGTCAAACCGGGTGAAAAAATTCCGGTCGATGGAATTGTGTTAGAAGGAAATTCGGCGGTGAATGAAGCTGCATTAACGGGCGAAAGTATTCCCGTGGATAAAATGAAAAATGCATCGGTCAGCGCAGCGACTCTAAATCAAAGTGGATTTTTAAAATGTCGCGCAACGCGAGTGGGCGAGAATACGACTCTTTCGCAAATCATTCAACTTGTTAGCGATGCGTCGGCGACGAAAGCTCCGATTGCAAAAATTGCGGATAAAGTTTCGGGCGTTTTTGTGCCGGCTGTGATTTTAATTGCAATGGTAACGGCAGCGGTTTGGATTATTCTTGGAAAGGAAATTTCGATTGCGCTTTCTCATGCGATTGCGGTTTTGGTTATGAGTTGCCCTTGTGCGTTAGGGCTTGCGACACCGGTAGCGATGATGGTTTCGAATGGAAAGGCTGCGAAGAAAGGAATTCTTTTTAAAACGAGCGCGAGCATCGAAGAAATGGGACGCATTAAAATTGTCGCTTTAGATAAAACCGGAACGATTACAGAAGGGCGTCCTGCGGTTACCGAAATTTTTCCGGCGGAAATTTCAACGGCAGAATTTTTACAACTAGCGGCATCGTTAGAATCGAAAAGTGAACATCCGCTTTCGCAAGCGATTCTCGCCAAAGCAAAAGAAGAAAATATTTCGCTTTTGTCGGTGACGGAATTTGAAGCGTTTCCCGGAAATGGTCTTGCGGGAAAAATTGCGGGGCAGAAAATTTTTGCGGGAAAAGAAAAATTTGTAGAATCGAAAATAGCGATTTCGAAGGAATGGACTCAGCGGGCGCAGGCACTTGCTTGCGAAGGAAAATCGCCGACATTTTTTGCGACAGGAGAAAAATTTCTCGGAATGATTGCGCTTGCCGATTCTCTCAAATCGGACAGTGCCGAAGCGATTGCTGAATTGAAAAAGCTCGGTGTTCAAACGGTAATGTTAACGGGCGATCATACGAAAACCGCCGAAGCGATTGCGAAAAAAGTAAATGTGGATCAATTTGTCGCCGAAATTTTGCCTAGCGAAAAAGACGCAGAAATTCGTCGATTACAAAATTGGGGAAGCGTCGCCATGGTTGGCGACGGAATAAACGATTCGCCCGCGTTAACGCGGGCGAATGTGGGAATTGCAATCGGTGCAGGCGCAGATGTCGCTATTGATGCTGCAGATGTTGTCCTTGTGCAAGGCAGTTTAAAAGGAATCGTCGAAGCGATTTGCTTAAGTCGCAGAACTCTTCGAATCATTCATCAAAATTTATTTTGGGCATTCTTTTACAACGTCGCCTTGATGCCGCTTGCGGCGGGAGCTTATTATGCTTTTGGCGGTTGGTCCATGCACCCAATTCTCGGAGCGGCTGCGATGAGCCTCTCGAGTTTTTGTGTGGTGATGAATGCGTTACGTCTGCGTTAA
- a CDS encoding peptidase associated/transthyretin-like domain-containing protein yields the protein MRYFSFLILIPAFFCSCSDSSVANGTGSNAGETELAGIITATNAAGNPFTHASARVWILNEDSMKVAYENQFDEAGSLKFTSTISENDNSSIQLIETYSGDSLSAMRWVDFNRAPSQNLSLEKSVPLKGKILNNGRPLPNVKIQILDKLTTTDTNGNFEFESLPSGVHYAFVEGYFGKFSYQMQTDLSEDAKTNHIDVAEKIFTVVEDFENWKTKQTLLGKSFGQGWWFICTDSLQGGGSRVSEGITSKNLLVTGDSAKTGSSLHLKFTIDEETVGHYGVAGFSIGDDFDENEMFAFYDLRNATAISFDAKGEGELYLQITKRGVDGKREFHETSPAVLKSAWQHFTFTADDFDCELLAVNSINFMVRSNAEIYLDNIRFDGISPSMWPALGMRF from the coding sequence ATGAGATATTTTTCTTTTTTGATTTTAATCCCAGCATTTTTTTGTAGCTGTTCCGATTCTTCGGTTGCAAACGGAACCGGTTCAAACGCTGGCGAAACCGAATTGGCGGGAATTATCACCGCAACGAATGCAGCGGGAAATCCATTTACTCATGCCTCTGCACGCGTGTGGATTTTAAATGAAGATTCGATGAAAGTCGCTTACGAAAATCAATTTGATGAAGCGGGCTCCTTGAAATTTACTTCGACAATTTCGGAAAACGATAATTCTTCGATTCAACTCATCGAAACGTATTCGGGCGATTCTTTGTCGGCGATGCGTTGGGTAGATTTTAATCGCGCGCCTTCGCAAAATTTATCGCTTGAAAAAAGTGTTCCGTTAAAAGGAAAAATTTTAAATAACGGAAGGCCTTTGCCCAATGTAAAGATTCAAATTTTAGATAAATTAACTACGACTGATACAAACGGAAATTTTGAATTTGAATCGCTTCCCTCGGGAGTTCATTACGCTTTTGTCGAAGGCTATTTTGGAAAATTTTCGTATCAAATGCAAACGGATTTAAGCGAAGACGCAAAGACAAATCACATCGATGTCGCCGAAAAAATTTTTACCGTCGTCGAAGATTTTGAAAACTGGAAAACAAAGCAAACTCTTTTAGGAAAAAGTTTCGGACAAGGTTGGTGGTTTATTTGCACCGATTCTTTGCAAGGTGGCGGAAGCCGCGTAAGCGAAGGCATCACCAGTAAAAATCTTTTAGTGACTGGCGATTCTGCAAAAACAGGAAGCAGTCTTCATTTGAAATTTACGATTGACGAAGAAACCGTCGGACATTACGGCGTTGCAGGATTTAGCATTGGCGATGACTTCGATGAAAATGAAATGTTTGCATTTTATGATTTGCGAAATGCGACGGCGATTTCATTTGACGCCAAAGGCGAAGGCGAACTTTATTTGCAAATTACGAAAAGAGGCGTCGATGGGAAACGCGAATTTCACGAAACGAGTCCAGCCGTTTTAAAATCTGCATGGCAGCACTTTACATTTACCGCAGACGATTTTGATTGCGAACTTCTTGCGGTGAATTCTATCAATTTTATGGTGCGAAGCAATGCGGAAATTTATTTGGATAATATTCGCTTTGACGGAATTTCTCCGAGTATGTGGCCGGCTTTAGGCATGCGATTTTGA
- a CDS encoding TIGR02147 family protein: MQPVMQFNDFREFLKAFYAERKPSGFSYREFSKLAGYSSPVFLKLVIEGKANLSEAGAERVANAIGLTGSDLLYFRFLVQMNQEKNAAKKKELFKNLREIAKANQVKIVGEEQYDYYESWLSPVLREALPQIQENKISQIANKLTFESSTKEIRKAIRVLTDAGFLREENGHFTQTDRRLSTGNLEMPSLAIRDMHRQMGELAVQSLEKVPVAERDISGLTFGIPEKSFDRIRAEIAEFRRRIANIAAETNETDRVYRLNVQFFPLTQKLNDNVEGGAA; the protein is encoded by the coding sequence ATGCAGCCCGTGATGCAATTCAACGATTTCCGCGAATTTTTGAAGGCGTTCTACGCAGAACGTAAGCCTTCGGGATTCTCGTATCGTGAATTTTCAAAGCTCGCCGGCTACAGTTCTCCCGTTTTTTTAAAACTCGTCATCGAAGGAAAAGCAAACCTTTCGGAAGCGGGCGCAGAGCGCGTCGCAAATGCCATCGGACTTACCGGAAGTGATTTGCTCTATTTTCGTTTTTTGGTTCAAATGAATCAAGAAAAAAATGCGGCGAAGAAAAAAGAATTATTCAAAAATCTGCGTGAAATCGCAAAAGCAAATCAAGTCAAAATCGTCGGCGAAGAACAATACGATTATTATGAATCGTGGCTTTCTCCCGTTTTGCGCGAAGCGCTTCCGCAAATTCAAGAAAATAAAATTTCTCAAATTGCAAATAAATTAACTTTTGAATCTTCGACAAAAGAAATCCGCAAAGCGATTCGCGTTTTAACCGATGCCGGATTTCTCCGCGAAGAAAACGGACACTTTACACAAACCGACCGCCGCCTTTCTACCGGAAATTTGGAAATGCCTTCGCTCGCTATTCGCGATATGCATCGTCAAATGGGCGAACTCGCTGTGCAATCCTTGGAAAAAGTCCCCGTTGCTGAGCGCGATATTTCTGGTCTCACTTTTGGAATTCCCGAAAAATCTTTCGATCGCATTCGCGCTGAAATTGCTGAATTTCGTCGCCGCATCGCAAACATCGCCGCAGAAACAAACGAAACCGATCGCGTTTATCGATTGAATGTGCAATTTTTTCCGTTGACGCAAAAACTCAACGATAATGTAGAAGGAGGCGCTGCATGA
- the argH gene encoding argininosuccinate lyase — protein MATKGKKMMWDGRFDCGMAQSMIDLSFSLDFDKELLEEDIQGSLGHGKGLVESGVLSKSDYAKISKGLQSILADVHAGKNLWLPTDEDVHMAVERVLTDRIGDLGKKIHTGRSRNDQVSTDFKLYMRHRAAEIRTLTVELEKAVLAVAKENFGKIMPGYTHLQQAQPILFSHYLMSLFFALTRDVKRLENFLELHVELPLGSGAIAGSAFPYHRSLVAKELGFERPSANSIDAVSHRDMALEFLSDLAIIANTLSRYAEDFVIWSSSEFGYLTLSDAFSSGSSMMPQKKNPDSMELIRGKSGRMLGNFTAMFTLVKGAPLSYSRDLQEDKQPVFDSVHTIKVILRVMKEAIESAKWNFDKMENRMLPALLATDLADILVEDGVPFRDAHRIVGSLVGEAARIGEQFTDLSDEEWANKGVPNPQSVKKRLTFAYSVSRRNIEGGTGLNSVKEEFKKAAAILKKQKA, from the coding sequence ATGGCCACGAAAGGCAAAAAAATGATGTGGGATGGTCGCTTTGATTGCGGCATGGCTCAAAGTATGATCGATCTCAGCTTTAGTCTGGATTTTGACAAAGAACTTTTGGAAGAAGATATTCAAGGTTCTCTCGGACACGGAAAAGGCCTCGTCGAATCCGGCGTTTTAAGCAAATCGGATTACGCAAAAATCAGTAAAGGTCTGCAAAGTATTCTTGCCGATGTTCACGCAGGAAAAAATCTTTGGCTTCCGACCGATGAAGATGTGCACATGGCTGTGGAACGCGTTCTCACCGATCGCATCGGTGATCTCGGCAAAAAAATTCACACCGGACGCAGTCGTAACGACCAAGTTTCTACCGACTTCAAACTTTATATGCGCCACCGCGCGGCAGAAATTCGCACATTAACCGTCGAATTAGAAAAAGCAGTTCTCGCCGTCGCCAAAGAAAATTTTGGAAAAATTATGCCCGGCTACACGCACTTGCAACAAGCGCAGCCGATTCTTTTCAGCCATTATTTGATGAGCCTTTTCTTTGCGCTGACCCGCGATGTGAAACGCTTGGAAAATTTCTTGGAATTGCATGTTGAGCTTCCTCTCGGCAGCGGCGCCATCGCCGGTTCTGCATTCCCGTATCACAGAAGTCTCGTCGCCAAAGAACTCGGCTTTGAACGTCCGAGCGCAAATAGCATTGACGCAGTCAGCCATCGCGATATGGCTCTCGAATTTTTGAGCGATCTCGCGATTATCGCGAATACACTCAGCCGTTACGCCGAAGATTTCGTCATTTGGAGTTCGAGCGAATTCGGTTACTTAACTCTTTCCGATGCATTCTCTAGCGGTTCTTCGATGATGCCGCAGAAAAAAAATCCCGATTCGATGGAACTCATCCGCGGAAAATCCGGTCGGATGCTCGGAAACTTTACAGCGATGTTTACTCTCGTCAAAGGCGCTCCGCTTTCATACAGCCGCGATTTGCAAGAAGATAAGCAGCCCGTTTTCGATAGCGTTCACACGATCAAAGTGATTTTGCGCGTGATGAAAGAAGCGATTGAATCCGCCAAGTGGAATTTTGATAAAATGGAAAATCGAATGCTTCCGGCGCTTCTTGCAACCGACCTCGCGGACATTCTCGTCGAAGACGGCGTTCCTTTCCGCGATGCGCACCGAATCGTCGGAAGTCTCGTCGGCGAAGCAGCAAGAATTGGCGAACAATTTACGGATCTTTCGGACGAAGAATGGGCGAACAAAGGCGTTCCCAATCCGCAGAGCGTGAAGAAGCGTTTGACTTTCGCTTATTCCGTAAGCCGTCGCAATATCGAAGGCGGAACCGGATTAAATTCCGTCAAAGAAGAATTCAAAAAAGCTGCGGCAATTTTGAAAAAGCAAAAAGCTTAA